The Clarias gariepinus isolate MV-2021 ecotype Netherlands chromosome 4, CGAR_prim_01v2, whole genome shotgun sequence genome window below encodes:
- the tmem200ca gene encoding transmembrane protein 200C, translated as MIATGGLLRISARRQDSLRAKNRAENKRKRKAKKKRKNEVVVVKGKLKLCSVSGFIAALGIIVLLVGIALAVLGYWPKGSQLYPGIPTVKGSQKLAWTEDRGGPKTVNWTTSGKLIYQLDKDVISSNYTNGTTEESPKLGVLAEFLKKHLHSDKLKVFGPLIMGIGIFLFICANAVLHENRDKKTKIINLRDIYSTVIDIHSLRSKDNASLNGFVNYMQSKGLEGNPSSLYNAAMLAKGSWPSSGSFKQDQDSLPSSRKSSAGKLEDFPLDSLAITDTVYSICRDQLPGAKQQETKTILTSSGNAFTLPLIRLNHRTAGNRRGSDKTGEIGSERLDSDAIRHCLESLVASGSITKARVKPSQTRTILSQDSVEVYKSSDSMQEMPHLSLQGSRVQLLPASPGPKVTGSHLSLSALSDYSRSIDLGICPSTPVDRHMERTRRRSCPRLEGPSCGGYIKLEGLGGESFESTDVTSFSRGSSSELLSKEQVSKSPLLSEEGASSEPDHGMIRQYSKKEKLVMISQSDTTLEDLEIESVEL; from the coding sequence ATGATTGCTACTGGAGGCCTCCTGCGAATCTCAGCAAGGCGCCAAGACTCCCTCCGTGCCAAAAACCGGGCAGAGAACAAACGCAAAAGAAAAGccaagaagaagagaaagaatgaggtggtggtggtgaagggCAAATTGAAGCTCTGTTCAGTCTCTGGATTTATCGCTGCACTGGGCATTATTGTGCTGCTTGTTGGGATTGCCTTGGCTGTACTAGGCTATTGGCCTAAAGGAAGTCAGCTTTATCCAGGAATACCCACAGTTAAGGGCTCACAGAAACTAGCCTGgacagaggacagagggggACCAAAAACAGTGAACTGGACCACTAGTGGCAAGCTTATTTATCAGCTGGATAAAGATGTTATAAGCTCTAATTATACTAATGGCACAACTGAGGAATCACCAAAGTTGGGTGTCCTTgctgagtttttaaaaaagcacttGCATTCGGATAAGCTAAAAGTATTTGGACCATTGATTATGGGCATCGGTATCTTCCTGTTCATTTGCGCTAATGCAGTGCTGCACGAAAAcagagacaaaaagacaaaaatcatCAACCTTAGAGACATTTATTCAACTGTTATTGATATCCACAGTTTGCGATCCAAGGACAATGCTTCACTTAATGGATTTGTGAACTATATGCAATCAAAGGGGTTAGAAGGCAATCCAAGCTCTTTATACAATGCTGCTATGCTAGCAAAGGGCTCATGGCCATCTTCAGGCTCTTTCAAACAGGACCAGGACAGCCTGCCCTCATCCAGGAAGTCATCTGCTGGCAAACTGGAAGACTTCCCTTTGGATAGTCTTGCCATCACAGACACAGTGTATAGCATTTGCAGGGATCAGTTACCAGGGGCCAAGCAACAGGAGACTAAAACAATTTTGACCTCCTCAGGCAATGCTTTCACACTCCCGTTGATCAGGCTCAATCACCGGACAGCAGGCAACAGAAGGGGTTCGGATAAAACCGGGGAGATCGGAAGTGAACGTCTGGATTCGGATGCTATTCGTCACTGCTTGGAGTCTCTAGTGGCATCAGGGAGCATCACCAAAGCCAGAGTAAAGCCTTCCCAAACTCGAACCATTCTTTCCCAGGACTCAGTGGAAGTTTATAAGAGTAGCGACAGCATGCAAGAGATGCCACACCTGTCCCTTCAAGGCTCTCGGGTGCAACTCCTTCCTGCATCCCCTGGTCCTAAAGTGACAGGCTCTCATCTGTCTTTAAGTGCCCTATCAGACTACTCCAGATCTATTGACCTGGGAATCTGTCCTTCCACCCCTGTGGACCGGCACATGGAACGAACCAGGCGGCGTAGCTGTCCTCGACTGGAGGGCCCAAGCTGTGGGGGTTATATAAAACTCGAAGGTCTTGGAGGGGAGTCTTTTGAATCTACTGATGTGACAAGTTTTAGTCGTGGGAGTTCTTCTGAACTTTTATCTAAGGAGCAAGTTTCAAAAAGTCCCCTTCTCTCAGAGGAAGGTGCCTCCAGTGAACCTGACCATGGGATGATCAGACAGTactcaaagaaagaaaaactggtGATGATTTCCCAGTCAGACACCACCTTAGAGGATCTGGAAATAGAGAGTGTAGAACTCTAA